The stretch of DNA GGGTTTAGGTTCCTTCCAGGGGATCTCTCTTGAGCTTAGCCCAAAGCCTCATCCTAGGTATAATCCAGGGTGTGACAGAGTTTTTACCGATTAGTAGTTCTGCCCACCTTATTCTCATTCCCTGGTTTTTCCGGTTTGAACAGGGAGGGCTAACGTATGATGTCATGTTACATTTCTCTACGCTTTTTGCTACCCTCATTCTTTATGGCCGAACGTTCTTTTTTCTCATTTTGGAGGTAAAAGACAAGTTCCGGCAAAAAAGGATTAAGGAATCGCTCCTTCTTAAGATTA from Thermodesulfobacteriota bacterium encodes:
- a CDS encoding undecaprenyl-diphosphate phosphatase: MSLAQSLILGIIQGVTEFLPISSSAHLILIPWFFRFEQGGLTYDVMLHFSTLFATLILYGRTFFFLILEVKDKFRQKRIKESLLLKI